In Candidatus Jidaibacter acanthamoeba, the following proteins share a genomic window:
- a CDS encoding transposase, translating to MAEKINKELNLKEMAKALVKEYKTQEAIFGEGGALKQLLGRTLEACLEGEITDHLGYERYSREGEENNSRNGYGSKKLITDQGEIEIEVPRDRESSFDPQIVSKRRFVA from the coding sequence ATGGCAGAAAAAATAAATAAAGAACTAAACTTAAAAGAAATGGCGAAAGCGTTGGTAAAAGAGTACAAGACACAGGAAGCAATATTTGGGGAAGGAGGGGCTTTAAAGCAGTTATTAGGTAGGACGTTAGAGGCATGTTTAGAAGGAGAGATTACCGATCATTTAGGGTATGAAAGATATAGTCGGGAAGGAGAAGAAAATAACAGCCGCAATGGGTATGGAAGTAAAAAGCTAATCACTGATCAAGGAGAGATAGAGATTGAAGTACCAAGAGATAGAGAAAGTAGCTTTGATCCACAAATAGTAAGTAAAAGGCGCTTTGTTGCCTAA